In Desulfobacter hydrogenophilus, the genomic stretch CGTGCAAGTATTGGGATCTTTGGGTTCATACGGCCCCAGGGAATTGGTCTGGATCTTCATGATCATTTTGCGCAGACGTTTTTCCGTATCAAACAGCGGAATAAAGTTGTTGTAGCTTTTACTCATTTTGCGCCCATCAAGGCCTGAAAGCACTGCTGCCGTTTCATCCACAACCACCTCGGGCAGCACAAATAACTCCTTGTAGGTATGATTGAACCTTGCGGCAATATCCCTTGTCATTTCAAGATGCTGAATCTGATCCTTGCCGACAGGTACCTTGGCCGCATTGAACATGAGTATGTCGGCAGCCATGAGAATGGGATAGGAAAAAAGGCCCATGGTGACGCCTTGGTCCGGATCTTTTCTTTCCTGTTCCTCGTTTTCCTGGACAGCGGCTTTGTATGCATGGGCCCGGTTCATAAGACCCTTGGCAGTCAAACAGGTTAAAATCCAAGTAAGCTCCGGAATTTCAGGAATATCAGACTGCCGGTAAAATATACAATTATTGTAATCCAACCCTAAAGCAATCCAGGCGGCAGCAATTTCGAGGGTGGAAACCTTTCGTTTTTTCGGATCATGATTTTTTATCAGGGAGTGATAATCTGCCAGAAAGTAATAGGAGGTCAGATCCGAATTTTTGCTGGATTCAACAGCCGGACGAATCGCCCCCACATAATTGCCAAGATGAGGCGTGCCCGAGGTGGTAATACCGGTTAAGAAGTCTGCGTTTTTCATTTATATTCCTAAATTAATTTAATGTTATGCAAAAAAAGGGAATTACCAGAATCTTATCTTTTTTTCAAGCCGCGCCTTTTCAATGCAGCCATTCTAAATTGCATGCTGGTAAGAAACTAC encodes the following:
- a CDS encoding tryptophan--tRNA ligase; translation: MKNADFLTGITTSGTPHLGNYVGAIRPAVESSKNSDLTSYYFLADYHSLIKNHDPKKRKVSTLEIAAAWIALGLDYNNCIFYRQSDIPEIPELTWILTCLTAKGLMNRAHAYKAAVQENEEQERKDPDQGVTMGLFSYPILMAADILMFNAAKVPVGKDQIQHLEMTRDIAARFNHTYKELFVLPEVVVDETAAVLSGLDGRKMSKSYNNFIPLFDTEKRLRKMIMKIQTNSLGPYEPKDPNTCTLFSIYRAFATEQQTKDLAQRYREGIAWGTMKQELFEYINDILKEPRQQYEELMANPKDIEDILKKGALRAREYSVPFLDKVRKSVGIQSLS